The segment CAATGCTTTCCCGCTATGGCTTAAATGTCACGGTTTGTGAAAGCCACTCGATTCCCGGTGGGGCGGCACACAGTTTTATCCGCAACGGTTATACCTTTGATTCAGGTCCTTCGCTATACTCTGGCTTATCCTATAGTCCTTCCCCGAACCCCCTACGCCAAGTTCTGGATGCGATTGGTGAGGAACTCCCCTGTTTGACTTATGATACTTGGGGATGCTGTTTACCGGAGGGAGATTTTGACACCTCGGTGGGGGCGTCGCAATTTGCTGATGTACTGGCAAAGTTACGCGGGAATCAGGCGGTAGCGGAATGGCGTTCATTACAACAGGTAATGGCGCCATTGGGACAAGCTGCGATCGCAATTCCCCCGGCGGCGGTACGCTGGGATTTGGGGGTAGCGTTGACAGTGGGGCGATTTGCGCCATCACTGTGGCAACATGGATTCAATGTCATGAAGATGACAGGACCCTTTAGCCAGATTATGGATGATGTGGTGGTTGACCCCTTCCTACGCAACTGGTTAAATCTACTCTGTTTCCTGCTATCGGGACTCCCAGCGAATGGCACCAGCGCCGCAGAGATGGCGTTTATGTTTGCTGACTGGTATCAACCCGGTGTTGTCTTAGATTATCCCGTGGGAGGAAGTGGCGCACTCGTGGAAGCCTTGGTACGGGGATTGAAAAAACACGGGGGTCAACTGAGGCTAAATGCTCATATCGAGCAAGTTTTGGTAGAGAATAATCGGGCGGTTGGGGTGCGATTACGCGGGGGTGAGGAAATCCGGGCGCGTCAGGGGGTGGTATCCAATGCCTCGGTTTGGGATACGCTGAAATTGATACCTGAAGATGCAGTTCCTAGAGAATTTCGCCAGTCTCGACAAGCGACACCGACTTGTGAGAGTTTCATGCATCTGCATCTGGGGATTGACGCCGAAGGATTAGGTTCAGATTTAGCCTGTCACCATATTGTGGTCAACGATTGGGACAAGGGGGTGAGTGCGCCACAAAATGTGGTGTTGATCTCGATTCCTTCGATTCTTGACCCCTCCCTCGCACCACCGGGAAAGCACGTAATTCATGTTTATACGCCGGGGAATGAACCTTACGAACTTTGGCAGGGACTTGATCGCCATAGTGAAGACTATATACAGCAAAAGCAAGTGCGATCGCAAGTGATGTGGCAAGCCTTGGAAAGAATTATACCCGACGTGCGATCGCGGTGTGATCTGACACTCGTGGGTACACCGTTAACCCATGAACGGTTTTTGCGACGGTATCGAGGTTCTTATGGACCCGCGATTCAAGCGGGGGTGGGTTTCTTTCCGGGAGTGGGTACACCTCTACCCGGATTATACTGCTGTGGCGATTCCACGTTTCCCGGAATTGGGTTACCCGCAGTGGCGGCGAGTGGGATGATTGCGGCGAATACCCTAGCACCTGTACAGAAACATTTAGATATGTTGAGGGAGATTGGCTGTATTAGATGATAGTTGATGGTTCTCATAATAAGTGAATCAGCGATCGCGGATTACCGCTTTTCGATTTTGGAAATTGCCTCTTCTGGTGATGCATCTCCCTGAATCACAGACTTGATTCCCGGTAAATATTGATCCATCATCGCCACGTTGGTGTCAACCAAGCGCTTCATTTGAGGAAACGTGAGTGTTGACCCTTCAACGTCAATGCTAGTTTTGTAGGCAATTTCTCCTTCAGCAAAGTCTAACTCAAAATTGCCGATAACCATGCCATAATTGGCTCTAGCGATGAATTCGGCTAACCCTCGACGCTTGGCTTTAGGTACTGTAACTGGGCAAATTGAGTAAAAGACGAATTGCTGTTCGTTTTCTCTCGCTCTAGCGTAGCAAGTCCATTGACCATTTTTACCCTGAAATCCCATTTGTAATACAGGTTGTCCTTTGATCTGGTAAAAAGACCAATCATCCTGTTTAAAGAAATTGACCATTTCCGCAAAAATCTGGATGCTGGATGGTTCAGGTTCGGTAATGGTGTTAGGTACTTGCTTTTCTAGGGCATCCAGACTGACATCAGCTAATTCTTTAAAGAAATTGAGCATTCCATCAAGCATCTGAGATGTTGCTTTTTGCGTGACGGCAGATAAGTTAGTCTCTGTCCAATCTTTGAAAAATTTAGCAACGGCTTGATTCATTTCTTCACTGGATGTTGCACCAGAAGCCAGTGCGGAGGGATTAATATAAGCCCAGATTGTACTGTAACCTGTTTCGCCTGATTTTTGTTGTTGTTTGACGGATAATGCTAACCAATTTTCAGTAGAAAGCAGGGGGTGGTTGGGTTGTTCTTGGCTAAGATTCAGGAGATAGGTTGCAGCTTGGTTTGCATCGGCCGTGTGTTCTGTTAGGTGTCGAAGTAAGTCGGGTTTTAGACTGGTTTCGATGGTGATGTCGGGTTCAGGGAGGAATTTACCAGAGGATAAATTACCTCGTATTTCAGGTTTAAGGTTGAATAAGGCTTGGGTGTCGATGCGTTCATAGAGTTCAAGGTTAACCTTGAAGGTGAAACGACACTCGATGAGTTGATCGTTATCTTTACTTAGGGACAGGGTGATGGTGTGAAGGGTGAGGGGGGTAGTGGTGCGAGTAAGTAGCGTTAACTCGCTCTCCAGTTGATGATTGTCTGTCTTTGTGGTCATGGAAGGTTATGCCGATGTTGTTTAAACTATAATTTGAATAAAGCGTTGCTCTATGCGTGTTTACTATCAACCCATTAGGCAGGATAAAAATGATTAGTCAGTTTGCTCATGAATATATCCATTATGATTCTGTTGGAAATTTAGATATGTGTAGAAAAGCTATCCAAAAATCAAAGGAACAACTTAAACAAGTATACAACAGCAAACAAATACAAGGATATCAATTAAGCCTAATACAAAATGAACTTGATGTTGAAGAAAAATCAATAGGAGATAATTTTTTAGGCGTTACTCACGGTAAATATCCTTTTGTATATTCATTTGTACAACCTTTGGAAAACAGTACGATCAACTTTGATAGTATAATGGAAGACTTATATTATATCAGAGTAAATTCCAGCATTTTAAGCAACTGTCAATACGTATCAATGTATTAATTGATAATGGTTTTGGATTTGTGAAGCAAATTCTACTTATCTGTTTTATTGAAGCATAGAATTGTATAGATCCAAAAGTTTTTTATCATCATAAACAACTTGGTATGCATACTGGAACGGAGCAACTTCTCTGTCATTGATTGTAACTGTACTTTTCAAAAGAGGTTCTCTAACTAACCAATCTCCTCCCAACTCTTGCACTATCACTTCCCCTAGATAAGCTCCTAGAGCCGGAATAAACTCCTTCTGGAGATGTTGTTCTTTATATTCGAGTTTTTGTGGATGCTCAGTAAAAAAAGTATCCAACTTTTCTAAAGCAGAGCGTGAATAGGTAAAAACCTCTTCAACATCAGTATGAAGGAAAACTACTAGCTGCTCTGCTAAATCTGACGGATTTGCATAAGGTATACCGTCTGGAGATAATATTACTTGATTTCCAAAGTTTTTGAATTCAACCTGGGACAAAGCCCCTGGCTCCGGTAAGTCCTCATGAGCAACCGCTTCCTTTGACGAAATATTCTTCAAAGTTTTAGCCAACTGTGGCACTTGTTCAAATTGTAAGCCTGTTCTATTCCGGTCAAAGAAAAATTGTGCGCCCACTAGATCAGCAAGTTGACTCTCACTGTGCAGGCGCTGTTCCATATTATCTGGAAGGACTGGCTCATTCAAACAAATAGCAACTTGATGGGAATCAAGGGAAAAGCTTTCAACCTTAGGTAATGCCAGAAGCTTTGATTCGCCAAAAGCTCGGACGAGTTCCGTACCAAATATAGTCAGCCAATACAAACCAGGAAGGTACTGATAGAATTCCAATATCGATACGCCGATTGTGCCAGAAATCCGGCCACCGCCTGGAAGTTTCTTGACATTGGTATGCTTAGCATCATATTCTTCCATGGGAAAACCACCTCCGTAGAGAACAGGCAACTCTCCACACAAACTAAAAATCCAGTTTAACCAACGTTTTCTCTTTTTTCCCTGCATTGCGCTAACATTTAGCCAAATATCCCACTTTGAAAGTCCATGTAGTTGGTCGCTAAAGACTCCTAAGAAGCCATCTTTTTTACCTCGTACAAATAGGAGTCCTTCATTTTGATACAGTTGAGCAGCCGATTCAACTGCATCAGGGCTGAACGAAATTTTTGCCCGTTCTACTGAATCATAACGTTTCGGGCTGACAATTGGATCGTCTAACAAGCGCCAAAGTACCTGCATCTTTTTTGGATCTGATAGCTGTTGCGATGTATATATAGCTACTTGAAACTTATTACTCATCCTTTTCTCCTATATCAATTCATAAACCTGACCACCTGCTGCTGCGATTGCCCCTCGAAGTGGACTCGAAACATGGGTTCCATTCGGGTGCGCCTCGGATGGTGTACGAACCACTAGGTCAAAACGATTTGTAGGTGGTAGAAGTTCTTGCATACCCTGAAGCCTCACCCGATCTCCCCTTGCTATCCGAACATTGTCCTTCATTTGTGAATCGTAATCTTGTCTCTCTACATTCTTTATTTCTCCTACTACCTGTCCTTGGCTGAAAAAGTCTGGAATACGAACACCGTTAGGACGGTTACTCGTTGTCTCTATGGTAAAGTTCTGGGCAGTACCTGCAAGAAATTCGATTGCTGTATTGTTCTTTGATACTGAAAGTCCTGCAACCCGGTTGTAAGCTGCTATGGCAGGTTGTTCTGATCGGCGACCAAGTTTCCTTGCAGCTCGCCCCTCTACATATTGTAGAATGGTTTGTTTTCCGCCATTACTTTGATAGGTCTGATACTCGTTCACATAATCCGCAAACTCACCGTCTGGCTCGACAGCATCTTCTACCTTCTGAGGATTTCCGGAAGCTACCATAAGCTGGTAACGGTTGCCGCTCTCCTGCATCCACATACGGTGATTTTCCCCTGTTGCATCCGTGAATCGGACTTCAGGTAGATCAAGCGGTTGTTCTTGTTCATCTTCCTCACCTTCCTCACCTCTACCAATACCCAGCCGCCTTAATAGACTAGCCGCCATCTGCTTGGCTTTGTTAAGTACAAACTCGATCGCGTCATCAATCCGCTTGCGAATCCCTTCAACAACATCCTGTACCTTCCGAGCCAATCCACTGACACCAATCAACGAAGCCAAGAAACCAATCGCCACAGGTAAAGCTTTAGCCAGCGCCGACTCAACTAAACTCGCCGCTTGACCCAGCGCTCCCGATGCGATCGCACCAATCGATTCGGTTATCGCCTGCACCAGTTCGACAACCTGGCTACCTCGGTTGACGAAGAACATGACAATGTTGTAAATCGTCTGCGCTGCCTTGACAAACGCTCCGGCTGGTGTCAACAGACCTAGCATCCAGCTCACACCGGACTGAATCACTTGGGTAATCACCATATCCTTAATCTGGTCAATCACCTGCTCTTTCAAGTCAGTAAACTGGTCTTGAACCTGTTCCCACAGCGCGATCGCTCCTTCAGATTGCAAGACTTGGAACATTTCTAATCCTTGTTCCATCGCCGCCACGACTGGATCTCCAAACATCCTCACCGCCTTGGAGCGGATATAATCCCACGTTAGACCCAGTATTTGCGCGACTAAGTTAAAAATACCCTCCAAGCTGAACAGATCATCGGGAATCTGAATCCCCAAGCCTCCCATTGTTCCCGTCAACCAGGCAACCAGTCCGCCTTGCAAGTGGGTTGCAATATTGCCCACAAAGCTATCTAAGCCCTGCTTCACCCCACTGATTAAATTGCCCAAGAACCCAATCGGGTCTGATAGAATCGCGCCAATTGCACCCGCCGCACCTGCCAACACGCCTTCGAGCATGGAGCGGATTTGCCCAATCGTGTTGAAAACCCCACCCATCATATCCGTGAATTGGTTGACTAAACCTCGATTTTCCGCTTTCATCTCCTCAATGCGAGCGTCAACCTCTTGCAGACTCGTGCTGTACTGTTGTGCCAATGAGTCGATTAACTCATTTTGCTTATTATTAACACTTTCCTCTAACTGATCAAATTGGCTTTGAATGTTCTGTGCTGCATCTTCTCCAACCTGTCGGAGATTGTCTGGCAACCCAGCCACATATTCCTGAATCTCCTGCTTGCCTTGATCAATTCGTTCTTTCGCCTCATTGAGTTTTTCAGCAACATAATTGGCAATATCGGTGAGAGCGATATCCATCTCATCGATATATAATTGCCGCCCATCGACAAAGAATTGGTTCACCTCTGGCGGCAAGCCAAATACCGCATCACCGAACCGTTCATCGTAGCCTGTAATATCCCACAACTCACCGTAACGTTCTTGTTTGTAGGCTTCCATGTTTTCACTAACGTAAGCCTCAAACTTTTGCTTGGCTGCTGCTGCACCAGCGTCAAATTTATTAGTGACTTCTGTATCTAAATCACTGAGTATCGTTTCAACATCTGTCTTTGTTTGCTCATAAATGCCATTAATTTCATTAGCGACTCTAGTTCGTTCCTGTTCATCTTGGCTCTTTGTTTCATCTTGAAGCCCCATCACCTCATTTAACTGTTGCTCCCGCTGACCATGCATTTCCCCTAACTGGGTTTGAGCCATGGTTTGAGCCTCAGTTTGCCCCTGAGTTAATATCCCTTGCTCCTCGGCACGATAGGCAGTAGGTGCTGTCGCCGCATGATCCTGTGCCTGTCTCTTGGCATCTAGTGCGGCAATAAATTCCGGTTCATTAGAATTCGCCAGTTGTTCCTCGGTGACATTTTCTGCCGCCATCTGCTGGTCGAGTTCTTGGCTATTTGCCTGTAGCGGTGCGGATACTTCAGCCTCACTCCTTGGTTGGGGAACAGCTCCCTCGGCATTGACATCGGTTGGCTCTCCCGCCTCTGGCTGCTCTAGCGCTGTCGCTTCTCTGGCATCAATACTACTGGTATCCGGTTCTGCCTCGACTGTATCTTGAATACCTCCTGCGGCGTTGACGGTGGGACGATTTGCGCCGTCAATGTGGCAACATGGGCTGAATCTCATGAAGTTGACAGGACTCTTTAGCCAAATTATGGATGATAGAGTTTCGCACGTCTCGACAAGCCACACCCGCTTGTGAGAGTTTCATGCATCTGCATCTGGGGATTGACGCCCAAGGATTACGTTCAAATTTAGCCTGTCACCCTATTGTGACACTTATAATTCAACCTAAAAAACGACACAAAAAAAATATGCTAGCTTTACCTAAATTGCACAATTTACCAAATAGTTTCCCTGTTGAAGGAGCGGTTTGCATTGAATTAGTTGAAGGAATTCCTCTATTTCGGGCATCCATTACTGTTCAAGAACGGATTAACACACTATTAGAGAAACAACAAAAATTACCACTCAATAATGAAGAAGAACAAGAACTAGATTTATATAAAGAAATTGATGACTATCTCGGTTTTATAAATCGGACTGTTCGCAATCTTTATTTAAACCAAAATCAATCCGATTTATAAACGATGTCTGCTCGTCGTCCAATTCCTGAAACGATCCAATACCAAGTTCGTCAGCGGGCTAATCTTTTATGCGAATACTGTCATGCTTCTGAACAATGGCAATATGTAACCTTTACTATCGAGCATATCATTCCACTCGCGAAAAATGGAGCTGATACTCTTGACAATTTGGCTTTAGCTTGCTTCCATTGTAACCGCAAGAAATCAGATCGAATGACAGCTATCGATCCTCAGTCAGAGGCAGAAGTCCCCCTGTTTAACCCCAGACAAGATAATTGGAGTAATCAATTTATTTGGTCAGCGGATGGACTATTCATCATCGGTTTAACCCCAGTTGGACGGACAACGGTTAAGCTGTCATGCATTTAAATTGGGAATGGGTAGCGAGCAAGATGCAAAGCCTGCGGCATGGCTTCGCTTAACGCACTACAAGAATTTCGCCCTTATTGATATTAAGGTTTAAATGCCGAACAGCTTACAGCATTAGCCTTAAATCGAGAAAGAGTCATTAATATTCGCGCGGCGGACAAAGCTGTAGGGCGACATCCACCACCAGGCGATCCAATTCAGTCAGAAAATTGATAGCACTTGCCATCTGAAGCGATCGCGTATTCTAGATTGATTTACCGTGTTCGGTTACATCAGGGCGAGAATCGGGTTGTTCGGTGCGATCGCATGATTGCTCCGGTCATCTGTTCTGTCGAATGTTAAGATAGATTTCCGATATCCTACAAGATTAGCATCGAGCAGTTCCCTATTATGTCCCCTGAGCAGTCCCCACCCGATCGCCAAAACACTCTGGAAGAAATTCGTGCTACCCGTTTGGAAAAAGTCCAACAGCTTAAAGCGTTGGGAATTGAGCCGTATGCCTATCACTGGCAGTCTACTCACCAGGCGGCTGAACTGCAAGAGAAGTTCGCGGATCTAGGGAATGGTGAAGAAGTTGACTTTGAAGTCGCGATCGCAGGTCGTATTTTAGCGCGTCGTGTCTTTGGCAAGTTGGCATTTTTCAATCTCCAAGACGAAACCGGAACGATTCAACTCTATCTGGACAAAAAGCGGATTACCGCAACTATGACAGATCTGCCGAATCCGTTCACCCCTCTCAAGCAACTCACGGATATTGGCGACATTTTAGGCGTAAAGGGGACAATTAAGCGCACCGATAAAGGGGAACTCTCGGTCTATGTCAGTGAATATGCTATTCTGACCAAATCCCTATTACCCTTACCCGATAAATGGCATGGTCTCACCGATACCGAAAAGCGCTATCGCCAGCGTTATGTGGACTTGATGGTGAATCCCACCGTTCGGGAAACCTTCCGCCGCCGTGCTAAAATTACCGCCGCCATTCGCCGCTATTTAGAGGATCGTGGCTTTATTGAAATTGAAACCCCTGTCTTTAGTACAGAAGCAGGCGGTGCAGAAGCCCGTCCTTTTATCACCTATCACAATACCCTAGAGATGGAGTTGTACCTGCGAATTGCCACAGAACTCCACCTGAAGCGGTTAATTGTGGGCGGATTTGAAAAAGTATTTGAGTTGGGGCGAATTTTCCGAAACGAGGGAATTTCCACGCGCCACAATCCAGAATTTACCTCAATTGAGGTGTACCAGGCTTACGCCGACTATAACGATATGATGACGTTGACGGAAAATTTAATAACTACCGTCACTCAAGAGAGTTTGACAACTCTGGAAATTACTTATCAAGGTGAAACAATTGACTTCACACCGCCTTGGCGTCGTGTCACGATGCATGAGTTGGTGCAAGAGGTGACAGGGTTAGATTTTAATCAGTTCAAGACATTCGATGAAGCAAAAATTGCGGCTAAAAAGGTGGGGATTGAAGGGGTAGAAGATTGTCCATCATTGGGGAAACTGCTCAATGAATGCTTCGAGCAAAAATGTGAGGAAACCCTGATTCAGCCCACATTTATTGTTGATTTCCCGATTGAAATTTCGCCTCTGGCAAAACCTCATCGTTCCAAGCCAGGATTAGTGGAACGCTTTGAGTTATTTATGGCTGGACGAGAAACGGCGAATAGCTTTTCTGAATTAACTGATCCGATTGATCAACGGGAACGCTTAGAAGCGCAAGCTGCGCGGAAAGCGGCTGGAGACTTGGAAGCCCAAGGGGTTGATGAAGACTTTCTCGCGGCGTTAGAGTATGGAATGCCACCAACAGGGGGGTTAGGAATTGGTATTGACCGTTTAGTGATGTTATTGACGGATTCGGCGAGTATTCGGGATGTGATTGCGTTTCCGTTGCTCAAGAGTAGCAGCCGCGATGGTTCTCCTGCACCCTGAGTGATATCATGTCCGTTGGAATACTTACACAATCGGTTGAGACAAGGCAGAGGGCAGAAGGCAGAAGGCAGAAGGGAAGGATTTCGCGAACCATGACAGATTCTACCTTAGACTGCAACTTGGTATAAACTAACTTACAATGAAGTATCAATGACCAATGACCAGAAGCCCACGGTACGACCCGGATGAGAACGTCTCACGGCATGGCGCAACTAACCCTGATAAGTGTGAGGACATGGCTGATAAGTACGGCTGGAACCTTGTCAGGATTGAGGAAACTGGCGATCCGATGCTTGAGGTTGACTGTGTTTTTGAGGGTGAAACCGAGTTCCCACCTAGTCCCTATGAACCCAAACATGAGAGGGAGAAATAACTTGTGAAGAGATGGATTGTCTTCAAAACTGAATCAGCTTCATCCAAGGGGTGGAAGGAACGTAAGTTGCAGCCTGCTGCACACTTAACCCGGATGCTGGCTGAGTATTTGGATTGTTCTGACAAGGCATTGCCAGAACCAGGCGATCGCCCGCGTGAGTTTGCCCGCTTTCAAGAGTCGGTTGATCCGAACTTCCCCGATGCTAGCACTCATGTTCGTTGGTCTAACTGGGAAGTGAGTCGGGTTGAGCGATTTAAGTCGGTTGACTCGGCTGAGTATGATGAGATTGTTGTGTGCTATTGCCGTTATTCACCCATTGAGCCGGAGTGGAAGGAGTTACCTAAGATTGGCGCTTTGCAAGAGGGTAAATTTTAATCCCATCACTCCTCTCATTTAAACTAAATTTTGCGACCAATTCTGTATGCAACATTAGCCCTAAGCTTGGGATATGAAAACTTGTCGTAATACTCACCCAGATCAGACTTGTTCTCATCAAACGGAACAATCATATCAGTTTCTCTACTTTCCATAATTTCAAGACCGTGTTCTTTCGCTAACTCATCAAACCAGTCATAAAATTCGGGATTATTATTGTCAATAAACAGAAATAATGCATTAGACTTTACTGCGCTAAATAAATTGGAAAAATATTCATTTGCATCGTCACGTAGTGAACTTAACTCTGACATAAAATATATCATTGTAAAAATATCTGATTGAAAGTACTTTGTGTGAGAACGCCAATCTAAAGGATCTGTTACATCGAGAGGTAAGTAGGAAGTAGATATAGTGAACTTCGGATCAACTTTATCATCTACATCACTCCAGGATTCTGCCCATGTTTTTTCTCTGTCACAAAGCTGAAACTTCACCTTTGGTGTTTTTTCATTTCTCATCAAGTATTTAAGAATTCCTAAGAAGTCACTACCTGGACCTCCTCCAATACAAGCTACATTTACTTTTTCTTGATCGAAAATTCTGTTAAGTTCATCACTGTCTTCAATGATGGTATATACTAAATTAGCGTGGGATGTCACGTATTTATAAATGTATGCGAATCTAGTGATAGGATTGCTGTAGTCTATCTGAATCCCATCCAATAATCTTTTGTAATTTTCGATTAATTCATCTAGTTTAGCCTTGATAAAACTATCTTTCTCTTCTTCATTTCCTGATATTTGACTATAGGCTTCATCAAGAACGGATTTAATGATTTGAAAACAATTCACTGCTATTTATCTCCTAGATTTAATGATACTATAGCAATTCTATTTAGGTTGTGGTAATTTTCACCAATGAAAGCCTTGCTCTACCTGAGTTTTAAGCTTTTCACTTGTTGCATCCTATTTAGGATTACTATATTGTAAGCATAACTTAACTGTCAGTTAGAAGCCTACGTATAATTATAGCGCTTCGCGCTGGTCTATGTACGAACATCCCATCTGGACTCAGCTTCAGATACGGGAGTTGTAAATGCACGTCTAGCAAATTGCTATACTTATTTTTCTAATAATCTTTATTTAAAATAAGTAATATATCCTCTACAATATTAGATAATTTGAGTAGTAATTAGTATCAATTCTATGTACACACAAATCTCGTTATTCAAAGAATCAGAAGAAAATCAGCCTAACTATAGGGAATTATTACCTATGCCTGATGCTGAAGTGATGATGTATTACAATTTTTTCCGTAAAGATGAAAGTGAAAAAATATTTTCTAAGCTTTACAGGACTGTGGCTTGGAAGCAAGAAACAACATCACTATATAGTAGGCAAATTTCACTACCAAGGCTTACTGCTTGGTATGGAGATGAAGGGAGAGCTTACACTTACTCAAAAATTAAAATGGAGCCTCAACCTTGGATTCCTATTTTGAAAAGTATCAAGCTTCAGATTGAGGAGATAAGTAACGAGGTATTTAATAGTGTTTTACTCAATCTATACCGTGATGGCAAGGATAGCATATCTTGGCATAGTGATGATGAGCCAGAACTGGGGAAAAATCCTGTAATAGCCTCTGTGAGCTTTGGAGGGAATCGGCGTTTTATGTTTAGGCATAAATACAAAAAAGAATTGAAATTTAATATTGAACTAAATAGAGGCAGCCTCTTACTGATGAAAGGAGAGACTCAACATTTTTGGCAGCACCAAATACCAAAAACAAATAAAGTGATTCAGCCGAGAATAAATCTCACTTTTAGAAAAATCATTTGAGAATATAAATTGTTCCCTGTTAGATATATTAGTTAAGTCTATCGCTTTGGCGTATTGTAATGAATCGGGGTTTCTCAACTCATTTCAATAATTTCGCCTGCTAGCAACTTCACACGGCGATCGCCCCGATAAACTGCAAGCGTGAGGATGCTGAAGTAGGGAGCGATCGCATCCTGTCCATACAGTCACTATTAAGTTGATTTTTGCACAGAAGCTTTAGACACCTTTTGTGCTTCTGCATAGATTCTGAGCAAGTGCGTTACATTACCAACAAAGCTTATGTTTCTGGTTTCAGACTGGGTGTAGTGGACTTCAGGGATGTGTCTACTGGGATAAAGTAGGACCTCATTAACTGCCATCTTATGTAAAGTCAGCTTCAGTAATTAAAGAGTCCGATACACCTAAAACTGTCACCAATATTTCACTGGTGTCATTATCACGAATTAAGGTACTGTAACCATTAGATATAATACTTAACTGCCCGAAGGTTAGACCATCGGTGAGTAAAAATGAATCCTCACCATCGCTAAAATCAAAAATCAGA is part of the Coleofasciculus chthonoplastes PCC 7420 genome and harbors:
- a CDS encoding phytoene desaturase family protein — protein: MSFPDIIVIGSGIGGLSCAAMLSRYGLNVTVCESHSIPGGAAHSFIRNGYTFDSGPSLYSGLSYSPSPNPLRQVLDAIGEELPCLTYDTWGCCLPEGDFDTSVGASQFADVLAKLRGNQAVAEWRSLQQVMAPLGQAAIAIPPAAVRWDLGVALTVGRFAPSLWQHGFNVMKMTGPFSQIMDDVVVDPFLRNWLNLLCFLLSGLPANGTSAAEMAFMFADWYQPGVVLDYPVGGSGALVEALVRGLKKHGGQLRLNAHIEQVLVENNRAVGVRLRGGEEIRARQGVVSNASVWDTLKLIPEDAVPREFRQSRQATPTCESFMHLHLGIDAEGLGSDLACHHIVVNDWDKGVSAPQNVVLISIPSILDPSLAPPGKHVIHVYTPGNEPYELWQGLDRHSEDYIQQKQVRSQVMWQALERIIPDVRSRCDLTLVGTPLTHERFLRRYRGSYGPAIQAGVGFFPGVGTPLPGLYCCGDSTFPGIGLPAVAASGMIAANTLAPVQKHLDMLREIGCIR
- a CDS encoding type III secretion system chaperone family protein, yielding MTTKTDNHQLESELTLLTRTTTPLTLHTITLSLSKDNDQLIECRFTFKVNLELYERIDTQALFNLKPEIRGNLSSGKFLPEPDITIETSLKPDLLRHLTEHTADANQAATYLLNLSQEQPNHPLLSTENWLALSVKQQQKSGETGYSTIWAYINPSALASGATSSEEMNQAVAKFFKDWTETNLSAVTQKATSQMLDGMLNFFKELADVSLDALEKQVPNTITEPEPSSIQIFAEMVNFFKQDDWSFYQIKGQPVLQMGFQGKNGQWTCYARARENEQQFVFYSICPVTVPKAKRRGLAEFIARANYGMVIGNFELDFAEGEIAYKTSIDVEGSTLTFPQMKRLVDTNVAMMDQYLPGIKSVIQGDASPEEAISKIEKR
- a CDS encoding putative toxin, which gives rise to MRFSPCCHIDGANRPTVNAAGGIQDTVEAEPDTSSIDAREATALEQPEAGEPTDVNAEGAVPQPRSEAEVSAPLQANSQELDQQMAAENVTEEQLANSNEPEFIAALDAKRQAQDHAATAPTAYRAEEQGILTQGQTEAQTMAQTQLGEMHGQREQQLNEVMGLQDETKSQDEQERTRVANEINGIYEQTKTDVETILSDLDTEVTNKFDAGAAAAKQKFEAYVSENMEAYKQERYGELWDITGYDERFGDAVFGLPPEVNQFFVDGRQLYIDEMDIALTDIANYVAEKLNEAKERIDQGKQEIQEYVAGLPDNLRQVGEDAAQNIQSQFDQLEESVNNKQNELIDSLAQQYSTSLQEVDARIEEMKAENRGLVNQFTDMMGGVFNTIGQIRSMLEGVLAGAAGAIGAILSDPIGFLGNLISGVKQGLDSFVGNIATHLQGGLVAWLTGTMGGLGIQIPDDLFSLEGIFNLVAQILGLTWDYIRSKAVRMFGDPVVAAMEQGLEMFQVLQSEGAIALWEQVQDQFTDLKEQVIDQIKDMVITQVIQSGVSWMLGLLTPAGAFVKAAQTIYNIVMFFVNRGSQVVELVQAITESIGAIASGALGQAASLVESALAKALPVAIGFLASLIGVSGLARKVQDVVEGIRKRIDDAIEFVLNKAKQMAASLLRRLGIGRGEEGEEDEQEQPLDLPEVRFTDATGENHRMWMQESGNRYQLMVASGNPQKVEDAVEPDGEFADYVNEYQTYQSNGGKQTILQYVEGRAARKLGRRSEQPAIAAYNRVAGLSVSKNNTAIEFLAGTAQNFTIETTSNRPNGVRIPDFFSQGQVVGEIKNVERQDYDSQMKDNVRIARGDRVRLQGMQELLPPTNRFDLVVRTPSEAHPNGTHVSSPLRGAIAAAGGQVYELI
- a CDS encoding HNH endonuclease; translated protein: MSARRPIPETIQYQVRQRANLLCEYCHASEQWQYVTFTIEHIIPLAKNGADTLDNLALACFHCNRKKSDRMTAIDPQSEAEVPLFNPRQDNWSNQFIWSADGLFIIGLTPVGRTTVKLSCI
- the lysS gene encoding lysine--tRNA ligase, whose product is MSPEQSPPDRQNTLEEIRATRLEKVQQLKALGIEPYAYHWQSTHQAAELQEKFADLGNGEEVDFEVAIAGRILARRVFGKLAFFNLQDETGTIQLYLDKKRITATMTDLPNPFTPLKQLTDIGDILGVKGTIKRTDKGELSVYVSEYAILTKSLLPLPDKWHGLTDTEKRYRQRYVDLMVNPTVRETFRRRAKITAAIRRYLEDRGFIEIETPVFSTEAGGAEARPFITYHNTLEMELYLRIATELHLKRLIVGGFEKVFELGRIFRNEGISTRHNPEFTSIEVYQAYADYNDMMTLTENLITTVTQESLTTLEITYQGETIDFTPPWRRVTMHELVQEVTGLDFNQFKTFDEAKIAAKKVGIEGVEDCPSLGKLLNECFEQKCEETLIQPTFIVDFPIEISPLAKPHRSKPGLVERFELFMAGRETANSFSELTDPIDQRERLEAQAARKAAGDLEAQGVDEDFLAALEYGMPPTGGLGIGIDRLVMLLTDSASIRDVIAFPLLKSSSRDGSPAP
- a CDS encoding alpha-ketoglutarate-dependent dioxygenase AlkB family protein, yielding MYTQISLFKESEENQPNYRELLPMPDAEVMMYYNFFRKDESEKIFSKLYRTVAWKQETTSLYSRQISLPRLTAWYGDEGRAYTYSKIKMEPQPWIPILKSIKLQIEEISNEVFNSVLLNLYRDGKDSISWHSDDEPELGKNPVIASVSFGGNRRFMFRHKYKKELKFNIELNRGSLLLMKGETQHFWQHQIPKTNKVIQPRINLTFRKII